The Cydia pomonella isolate Wapato2018A chromosome 13, ilCydPomo1, whole genome shotgun sequence genome segment ataatgttttgtttttatcaatcaCTGCTATGAACATTTCATAAAAGGGTTTGAATAGGGTAACATCCTCACCATTGTACACTGGTATGTCAACATGGGGTAACTTTGAAGAAGAGACACCAGCAGCTTGAACTGTATCTGACCCTCTTAGAGACCTGAGAGCCTCATTAATCTTCGCTATTGTGTTAAAGTAGCGGTCCTCAAAGTCACCTGCATCCTCTGTGTCCTTGTCATCAAAGCTCAATATGTCCAGTTGGATTCCCTCGTAATCTTTGAGGGAAGAGGCTAGCTTCTCTTTTCGAGCCTCCAAAGTATCAAGAGAGGCGGAATTTAAGGTATTGGGGTCGTTGACAAACTGCTCGATGCGAGTCATAGTTGCCTTGACTTGGCCGCGcattatttttaacttcttGAGCTCCGCCATTGTCGTATTTCACGAAACAAACGCTTAATACTATTTAAGCACAAACCCGCACTTTGATAAAACAACTTTGTTAATAATCGCAgctgaaatatgtatataaacacTTGCAAAAGTTGCAAATCCCGTGAAGAAAATTCCAATTGAGcagacgtcacttttgacagccAAAAGTCACTTTTACCGCCAACTCTGTCAAaggcacgcacacacgcaccgACCGATGATCCGTACTACCAACCTTACAATCTAGTCCCACCTGAGTTGACAACCTTGTCAAAGTATTCTCGTTGTACCGCTCAAATAAATCCGCCGGTACTTGCACAAAAATTCCTTTGTGCCGACGAACGGGAACTTTCCTGATGATTGTTGCAGCACGGAGTTAAACGATTTCAGGATAATATCAACCGAAATCACGATGATAAATTCGCCCAAACAATGGGTTGGGCGAGGTTGCAGCGGGCGGCGACAAGATATAGCAAGTCACCTTCGCCCAGCCAGCAAACGAAATACGTAGTAAAACCACGGAATCACTGATTCTAAACTTTTAAAAAGCTCGAAGGACCAACAATCGCATGTTTGAATCAAAATGCGATTAGGagaaataacttttattgaaagctaaattattttattacgctAGTACATTCAGTTATAGCACAGAACGCAAATAGCTCTTGACAGCGCATCATAGACACAACTCTTCTCAAATGTTGCAAGcaacaaatattaaacataaagttTACAGCTATGTTGAGACTTGTCTCGAACAATCACAACCAGTATTAAACGCCTAAAGAGAAACCCTCTTGTTAAGAAACTTTCAAAAATAGAtagggggagtccgggagacttGAACCTCTTTTTACTTAGAAGCCACT includes the following:
- the LOC133524176 gene encoding uncharacterized protein LOC133524176, producing MAELKKLKIMRGQVKATMTRIEQFVNDPNTLNSASLDTLEARKEKLASSLKDYEGIQLDILSFDDKDTEDAGDFEDRYFNTIAKINEALRSLRGSDTVQAAGVSSSKLPHVDIPVYNGSLRRGPLGLCAGE